The Heyndrickxia vini genome contains a region encoding:
- the accD gene encoding acetyl-CoA carboxylase, carboxyltransferase subunit beta has translation MLKDFFTKPKKRKYATIPSEAAKHDVPEGIMSKCPNCRKILYTKELQKNLKVCNHCGFHHQMNAFERVESFIDEGSFQELDRQLFSENPLNFPDYLEKLKKDQQKTGMNEAVLTGSGKVNEHKVVIAIMDSTFRMGSMGSVVGEKITRAIEEADRLRVPFIIFTASGGARMQEAVLSLMQMAKTSAALKRFSDNGGLIISIMTHPTTGGVSASFASLGDYNFAEPGALIGFAGRRIIEQTVREELPEDFQTAEFLLKHGQLDAVINRLDLKETITTVLEIHEQVGELPW, from the coding sequence TTGCTGAAAGACTTTTTCACTAAACCAAAGAAAAGAAAGTATGCTACAATACCATCGGAAGCTGCTAAGCACGATGTACCTGAAGGCATTATGTCAAAATGCCCAAACTGTCGTAAAATCCTATATACGAAAGAACTTCAAAAAAATCTAAAAGTGTGTAATCATTGCGGGTTTCATCATCAAATGAACGCATTCGAACGAGTGGAAAGTTTTATTGATGAAGGATCTTTCCAAGAACTTGATCGTCAGTTATTTTCGGAGAATCCCCTGAATTTCCCTGATTATCTTGAGAAATTAAAAAAAGACCAACAAAAAACTGGTATGAATGAAGCAGTTTTAACTGGTAGTGGAAAAGTAAACGAACATAAAGTCGTTATTGCTATCATGGATTCAACTTTCCGAATGGGAAGTATGGGATCTGTTGTTGGAGAAAAAATTACTAGAGCAATTGAGGAAGCAGATCGACTTCGCGTACCGTTTATAATTTTCACAGCTTCAGGTGGAGCAAGAATGCAAGAAGCCGTTCTATCTTTAATGCAGATGGCGAAAACAAGTGCTGCATTAAAACGTTTTAGTGATAATGGAGGTCTCATCATCTCTATAATGACTCATCCAACTACTGGCGGTGTTTCAGCCAGCTTTGCTTCTTTAGGTGATTATAATTTTGCGGAGCCTGGGGCATTAATAGGCTTTGCCGGAAGAAGAATCATTGAGCAAACAGTTCGAGAAGAACTACCGGAAGATTTTCAGACTGCTGAATTTTTGTTAAAGCATGGTCAACTGGATGCCGTTATTAATCGATTAGACTTAAAGGAAACAATTACGACAGTACTAGAAATTCATGAGCAAGTAGGTGAATTGCCATGGTAA
- a CDS encoding NAD(P)-dependent malic enzyme: MTLREEALHMHRINKGKLESKSKVAVRNAKDLSLAYSPGVAEPCKMIYDKPETVYEYTMKGNMVAVVTDGTAVLGLGNIGPEAALPVMEGKAVLFKSFAGVDAFPICLNTTDVDKIVETVKLMEPTFGGVNLEDIAAPNCFAVEERLKKEANIPVFHDDQHGTAIVTVAGLVNALKLVGKKMSEIKVVASGAGAAGIAIIRLLYHYGVRDIIMCDSKGAIFEGRTNGMNGIKSEVAKYTNRERKEGTLADVIEGADVFIGVSVAGALSKEMVESMKTDSIIFAMANPDPEIMPDDAKLAGAKVIGTGRSDFPNQVNNVLAFPGIFRGALDVRATHINEEMKIAAVEAIAELIDETELNADYVIPRPFDPRVAPAVAAAVAKAAMETGVARIKVDPEEVRERTKRLAIIGKGE, encoded by the coding sequence TTGACTTTACGAGAAGAAGCACTACATATGCATCGTATAAATAAAGGAAAACTAGAATCTAAATCAAAAGTTGCTGTAAGAAATGCAAAAGATTTAAGTTTAGCATACTCACCAGGAGTAGCTGAACCATGTAAAATGATATATGACAAACCTGAAACTGTATATGAATATACGATGAAAGGTAATATGGTTGCAGTTGTAACTGATGGAACGGCTGTACTAGGCTTAGGGAACATTGGACCGGAGGCAGCATTACCTGTTATGGAAGGAAAAGCTGTACTATTTAAAAGTTTCGCTGGTGTTGATGCATTTCCTATCTGTTTGAATACAACGGATGTAGATAAAATTGTTGAAACGGTCAAATTAATGGAGCCTACATTCGGTGGAGTAAACCTAGAAGATATTGCTGCACCAAATTGTTTTGCAGTTGAAGAAAGACTAAAAAAGGAAGCAAACATTCCTGTTTTTCACGATGATCAGCATGGAACGGCAATTGTAACTGTTGCCGGTCTTGTTAATGCATTAAAACTTGTCGGTAAAAAAATGTCTGAAATAAAGGTAGTTGCTAGTGGTGCCGGTGCAGCTGGAATTGCCATTATCCGTCTCCTTTATCATTATGGTGTGCGAGATATTATTATGTGTGATTCAAAAGGGGCTATTTTTGAAGGTAGAACGAATGGAATGAATGGTATTAAGTCTGAAGTGGCAAAATACACAAATCGTGAGCGTAAAGAAGGCACACTTGCTGATGTCATTGAAGGCGCTGATGTATTTATCGGTGTTTCTGTTGCAGGTGCATTATCAAAAGAAATGGTAGAATCTATGAAAACTGATTCCATTATTTTTGCCATGGCAAATCCGGATCCGGAAATTATGCCAGATGATGCAAAACTAGCAGGTGCAAAAGTGATTGGAACAGGTCGTTCTGATTTTCCTAATCAAGTAAATAATGTTCTTGCTTTTCCTGGAATTTTCAGAGGAGCATTAGATGTTCGCGCAACACATATTAATGAGGAAATGAAAATAGCGGCTGTTGAAGCAATTGCCGAATTAATTGATGAAACTGAATTAAACGCGGATTATGTTATCCCACGTCCTTTCGATCCTCGTGTTGCCCCAGCGGTAGCTGCAGCTGTCGCAAAGGCAGCAATGGAAACAGGTGTTGCTAGAATAAAAGTGGACCCTGAAGAAGTTAGAGAAAGAACAAAGAGGCTTGCTATTATTGGAAAAGGTGAGTGA
- the accA gene encoding acetyl-CoA carboxylase carboxyl transferase subunit alpha, whose protein sequence is MVNELEFEKPLSELQKKIAELREFTKNSDVDLSDEIEKLETRLKKLEVDIYENMQPWDRVQIARHPSRPTTLDYIPYLFTDFIELHGDRYFGDDEAIVGGIAKYKGLPVTIIGQQRGKDTKENIRRNFGMPHPEGYRKALRLMKQADKFNRPIISFIDTKGAFPGKAAEERGISESIARNLFEMAGLNVPVICIVIGEGASGGALGIGVGNHIHVLENSWFSVIAPESAATILWKDSSQAKRAADIMKITAPDLKKLGVIEEVIPEVKGGAHKDVATQAESIDRVLEKSLKELVGLSAEELIEQRYNKYRAIGEFTELKDDAGISKSDINN, encoded by the coding sequence ATGGTAAATGAGCTGGAATTTGAAAAACCATTAAGTGAGCTTCAGAAAAAAATCGCTGAGCTAAGAGAGTTTACAAAAAACTCTGATGTAGATTTATCAGATGAGATTGAAAAGCTCGAGACGAGATTAAAAAAATTAGAAGTAGATATATACGAAAATATGCAACCATGGGATCGAGTGCAAATAGCTAGACATCCTAGTAGACCAACAACATTAGACTATATCCCTTATCTTTTTACTGATTTTATTGAGTTGCATGGGGATCGCTATTTTGGCGATGACGAAGCGATTGTTGGCGGTATTGCTAAGTATAAAGGTCTGCCAGTTACGATTATTGGACAGCAACGGGGAAAAGATACGAAAGAAAACATTAGACGTAATTTTGGGATGCCCCATCCCGAAGGTTATCGTAAGGCACTTCGTTTAATGAAACAAGCGGATAAATTTAATCGTCCAATTATTAGTTTCATTGATACAAAAGGTGCTTTTCCCGGAAAAGCTGCTGAAGAAAGAGGAATTTCAGAATCAATTGCTCGAAACTTATTTGAAATGGCTGGCCTCAATGTACCTGTAATTTGTATAGTTATTGGTGAAGGAGCAAGTGGAGGGGCACTTGGTATAGGTGTAGGAAATCATATACATGTCTTAGAGAATTCTTGGTTTTCTGTCATCGCTCCAGAGTCAGCTGCGACAATTTTGTGGAAAGATTCGTCCCAAGCTAAACGAGCAGCAGATATTATGAAAATTACCGCTCCTGATTTAAAAAAATTAGGTGTTATAGAAGAGGTAATTCCAGAAGTAAAAGGTGGCGCTCATAAAGATGTGGCTACCCAAGCCGAGTCTATCGACCGTGTGTTGGAAAAATCACTAAAAGAATTAGTTGGTTTATCAGCTGAAGAACTTATAGAGCAACGTTATAATAAATATCGAGCTATAGGTGAGTTTACTGAGTTAAAGGATGACGCGGGAATTTCTAAATCTGATATTAATAATTGA
- a CDS encoding FadR/GntR family transcriptional regulator, which yields MNKNISQTKVYLEIVDQIRQMIYEDGLVSGDKLPSERELSERLKVGRSSVREGLRALELLGLIETRRGEGTFLRDFTDHHLVELLSTFILQDDKVKNDVKITKELIEKDAIRLIINKLDRQSIELIKYKLEQGELILEDDFFLEIVQLSNIHLLFKIWLLLKEYASQLNGSREIKNIKPYLQLLHTIVEEDLPLSLQFYDDLKNMSK from the coding sequence GTGAACAAAAATATAAGCCAAACGAAGGTATATCTTGAAATTGTCGACCAAATTCGTCAAATGATTTATGAAGATGGATTAGTTTCAGGTGATAAGCTACCTTCAGAGCGTGAACTCTCAGAGCGTCTTAAAGTTGGACGCTCTTCAGTAAGAGAAGGTTTAAGAGCATTAGAGTTACTAGGCTTAATCGAAACTCGCAGGGGAGAAGGGACTTTTCTCCGCGATTTTACGGACCACCATTTAGTCGAGTTATTAAGTACATTTATATTACAAGATGATAAAGTAAAAAACGACGTAAAAATAACGAAAGAACTGATTGAAAAGGATGCAATAAGATTAATAATCAATAAATTAGATCGTCAATCAATAGAGTTAATAAAATATAAATTAGAACAAGGCGAACTTATATTAGAAGATGATTTTTTTCTGGAAATTGTTCAACTTTCAAACATTCATCTTCTATTTAAAATTTGGTTATTATTAAAAGAATATGCATCACAATTAAATGGTTCTCGTGAAATTAAAAATATAAAACCATATTTACAATTACTACATACAATAGTAGAGGAAGATTTGCCTTTATCATTGCAATTTTACGATGACTTAAAAAATATGTCGAAGTAA